The Streptomyces sp. M92 nucleotide sequence GAGGTCACCCCTCCCACCACCCACCTGCTGATCGGCCTGCCCTTCTACCACGAGAGCAACTTCGACCACTGGGGTCACGCGGAGACCGTCGAAGCCGCCGTCCGCGGCGCCCGCCTCGGCCTCTCCCGGACGGACGCCGACCGCGAGCTCTTCGGCGTCGCCCCGTACATCGACTTCGCGGCGACGGAGACGAACTGGAAGGAGTACCGGGAGGGCTGGGTCCGCCAGGACGAGAACTAGGACGACCGGCGCCGGATCTTCGACCCCAGCCACACCAGCGGGTCGTACTTGCGGTCCACGGCCCGTTCCTTCAGCGGGATCAGCGCGTTGTCCGTGATCTTGATGCCCTCGGGGCAGACCTCCGTACAGCACTTGGTGATGTTGCAGTAGCCGAGGCCGTGCTCGTCCTGGGCCGTGCGACCACGGTCCAGGCCGGTCTCCCCGGCCGCGTCCAGCGGATGCATGTCCAGCTCCGCGACGCGCATCAGGAAACGCGGGCCCGCGAAGGCCGGCTTGTTCTCCTCGTGGTCACGGACGACGTGGCAGGTGTCCTGGCACAGGAAGCACTCGATGCACTTGCGGAACTCCTGCGAGCGGTCCACGTCCTCCTGCATCATCCGGTACTCGCCCGGCCCCAGGTCGGCGGGCGGGACGAATGACGGGACCTCCCGGGCCTTGGTGTAGTTGAAGCCGACGTCCGTCACCAGGTCCCGGATCACCGGGAAGGCCCGCAGCGGTGTGACGGTGATCGTCTCCTCTCGGGTGAAGACGGACATGCGTGTCATGCACAGCAGTCGCGGACGCCCGTTGATCTCCGCCGAGCACGAACCGCACTTGCCCGCCTTGCAGTTCCACCGTACGGCGAGGTCGGGGGCCTGGGTGGCCTGGAGGCGGTGGATGATGTCGAGGACCACCTCGCCGTCGTTCACCTCGACACGGAAGTCCTCCAGGCCGCCGCCCTCCACGTCACCCCGCCACACCCTGAAGCGGGCCTCGTAGCCGCTCATTCGGACAGCTCCTCTTCGGCGAGGTACTTGACCAGCTCTTCCTTCTCGAAGAGGGCGAGCAGGTCGGGACGGATGGGCTCGGTGGCCTCGCGGGTCAGGGTGATCTGGCCGCGCACCGGGTCGGTGGCCGCCAGACCGCCGGTCGGGTCGGTGAGGGCGCACAGCAGGTTGACGCCCCGCCAGGCGCGGTCCATCGCCGCGTGGTCCTCACGGGTGTGTCCGCCGCGCGACTCGGTGCGCTCCAGCGCCGCCCGCGCCACGCACTCGCTGACCAGCAGCATGTTGCGAAGGTCCAGGGCGAGGTGCCAGCCCGGGTTGAACTGCCGGTGCCCCTCCACCCCCGCCCGGCGGGCCCGCAGCCGCAGCTCGGCCAGCTTCTCCAGGGCCTGCTTCATCTCCGGCTCGCGGCGGATGATGCCGACCAGGTCGTTCATGGTCTGCTGGAGTTCCTGGTGGAGGGTGTACGGGTTCTCGGGCGGGCCGTCGTCGGGTTCCGCCGCCCCCGCCTCCGCCTCCGTGGACACCTCCGCCGAGAACGGCCGCAGGGCCTCCGCGGCGGCGGCGTCGACCTGGGCGTCGGCCACCCGCGGCCGCGCCCCGTCGTCCCGCCCCGCCGCGTACTCGGCCGCGTGCCGGCCCGCCCGGCGTCCGAACACCAGCAGGTCGGAGAGCGAGTTGCCGCCGAGCCGGTTGGAGCCGTGCATGCCGCCGGCCACCTCACCGGCCGCGTACAGCCCCGGCACCCCGCGTGCGGCGGCCGTGTCGGAGTCGACGGCGATGCCGCCCATCACGTAGTGGCAGGTGGGCCCGACCTCCATCGGCTCGGCCGTGATGTCGACGTCGGCCAGCTCCTTGAACTGGTGGTACATGGACGGCAGCCGGCGCCTGATCACCTCGGCGGGCATCCGGGTCGACACGTCCAGGAAGACGCCGCCGTGCGGGGAGCCCCGGCCCTCCTTCACCTCGGCGTTGATGGCCCGCGCCACCTCGTCCCGGGGGAGCAGCTCCGGGGGCCGCCGGTTGTGGTCCGGGTCGTCGTACCACCGGTCGGCCTCGTCCTCCGTCACCGCGTACTTGTCCTTGAAGACGTCCGGGACGTAGTCGAACATGAACCGCTTGCCGTCCGCGTTCCTCAGTACGCCGCCGTCGCCGCGCACCGACTCGGTGACGAGGATGCCCTTCACCGACGGCGGCCAGACCATGCCCGTCGGGTGGAACTGCACGAACTCCATGTTGAGCAGCGGCGCCCCGGCCAGCAGCGCCAGGGCGTGGCCGTCGCCGGTGTACTCCCACGAGTTCGACGTCACCTTGAAGGACTTGCCGATGCCGCCCGTGGCGATCACCACCGAGGGCGCCTGGAGCACGAAGAAGCGGCCCGACTCGCGCTCGTAGCCGAAGACGCCGCAGACCTGGCGGCCCTCCTGGAGGACACGGGTGACCGTGCACTCCTGATAGACCTTCAGCCGGGACTCGTAGTCGCCGGTTTCCCGGAAGTCCTCCTGCTGGAGCGAGACGATCTTCTGCTGGAGGGTGCGGATCAGCTCCAGGCCGGTGCGGTCGCCGACGTGGGCGAGGCGCGGGTACTCGTGGCCGCCGAAGTTGCGCTGCGAGATCCGGCCGTCGTCCGTACGGTCGAACAGCGCGCCCCAGGTCTCCAGCTCCCACACCCGCTGCGGCGCCTCCTGGGCGTGCAGCTCGGCCATCCGCCACTGGTTGAGGAACTTGCCGCCGCGCATGGTGTCGCGGAAGTGGACCTGCCAGTCGTCACCGGAGTTGGCGTTGCCCATGGCGGCCGCGATGCCGCCCTCGGCCATCACGGTGTGCGCCTTGCCGAACAGCGACTTGCAGATCACGGCCGTACGGGCGCCCCGCTCGCGGGCCTCGATGGCGGCGCGCAGCCCGGCGCCGCCCGCGCCCACCACGACGACGTCCCATTCCTGCCGGTCGACCACGGACATCAGAACAACCTCGGATCGTCGAAGGCACCGGACGCGACGAGATACACGTAGAAGTCGGCGAGCGCCACGCTCACCAGCGACGCCCAGGCGAGCTGCATGTGGCGGGCGTTGAGCTTCCCGGCCCACTGCCACATCCGGTAGCGCACGGGGTGCCGGGAGAAGTGCTTGAGCTTGCCGCCGACGATGTGCCGGCAGGAGTGGCAGGAGAGGGTGTACGCCCAGATCAGCACGATGTTGACGAGGAACACCAGGGTGCCCAGGCCCATGTGGCCCCACGCGTAGTCCTCGTCGCGGAAGGCGAGCACCGTGTCGTAGGTGAGGATCAGCGCGACCAGGAGGGCCGCGTAGAAGAAGTACCGGTGGACGTTCTGCAGGATCAGCGGGAAGCGGGTCTCGCCGGAGTACCTCTTGTGCGGCTCGGCCACCGCGCAGGCCGGCGGGGACGCCCAGAAGGCCCGGTAGTAGGCCTTGCGGTAGTAGTAGCAGGTCAGGCGGAAGCCGAGCGGGAAGACCAGGATGATGATCGCGGGGGAGATGCCCCACCAGCTGCCGAAGACCTCCCAGTTGGGCCCCGCGCGCATCGGCTCGCAGTTCTCCGCCAGGCAGGGGGAGTAGAAGGGCGAGACATAGGGGGCCGCGTAGTAATCCGCGCCCGCGAACGCCCGCCAGGTCGAGTAGACGACGAAGGCCAGCAGTCCGGCGGCGGTGGCGGCCGGTGCCAGCCACCAGCGGTCGGTGCGCAGGTGCGGGGCGCGGATGGCGGCGCGCGTCGGGGCGTGGACGCCGCCGCCCGGGGGATGGGGGTCGGTGGCTGGGGGTTCCGTACCAGTGGCCACTGGGCGACTCCGGTCGGTCGGGTCGGGTTCAGGGGGCGCGGCGGTCGCGGGCCCCGAGGCCCTCGTCGTCCGAGTCCGTCCACAGCGAGCCGTCGTACGGCGTGTCGGGGATCGTGACGAGGTCCGGACGCCTGGGCGCGTCCGGGGAGGCCGCCGCCGCCCGCAGCAGCGCGACACTGTCGCGCAGGTGGTCGGTGTCGGTGCGGACCCGGCGGACCTCCAGGCCGCCGCTGCCCAGCCGCTGCTCCAGCCGGGCCACCGACCGGGAGAGGTCGTCGAGACTGCGTTGGATCGATGACAGGTCGTCGTGCACGGACATGACGTGACCTCGCTTCCGCCGACCGCGACGCGGAACGGCCTGGGTGGTGACGTTCATGCGCCTGAGAGTGTCGCGCGTCACACCCGCCGCTGGGAAGGGACGTGCACCGATTGGCCGGGGCGTGTCGGTGCACCGCGGGTGGTGTTGCGCCGCACGGGTGGGCTTACGCACCGTCACCGCCGTGTCTCCCGGCGTGGCCGAACCGTTTCCTCTTCAGTGGCCGCATCCCCGCCCGAATACAAATGATCAACTCCAAATACCGCCAAAAGCGACCACCACGCCCGCGGCCTTCCGGAGGTAGCAGTGATGTCCCACGTCCGCGTCGGACCGCGAGCGGTCATGCGCTCGGTCGCCTTCCTCACCGCGGGTGCGCTCGCCCTCCCCGCGCTGGCCGGCTGCACCTCCGAGGACCCGGCGGGCAAGCCACTCGCCGAACAGGACGTCGCCGCCGCGGCCCGGGCCCGGATCGCCGACGGCGGCACCCTGCGCTGGGCCGTCGACTCCGTGCCGGAGACGCTGAACACCTTCCAGTCCGACGCCGACGCCACCACCACCCGCGTCGCCCAGGCCGTCCTGCCCTCCATGTACCGGACGGACGAGCGGGGCCGCCCGGTGCGCAACCCCGACTACCTGGAGTCGGCCGAGGTCGTCGAGACCGAGCCCAAGCAGGTCGTCGTCTACAAGCTCAACCAGCAGGCCGTCTGGAGCGACGGCCGGGAGATCGGCGCCGCCGACTTCGCCGCCCAGTGGCGCGCCCTGTCCGGCAAGGACACCGCCTACTGGACCGCCCGCAACGCCGGCTACGACCGCATCGAGAAGATCGAGCGCGGGGCGAACGACCTGGAGGTCAGGGTCACCTTCGACCGGCCCTACGCCGACTGGAAGTCGCTGTTCACGCCGCTGTACCCGAAGGACGTCACGGGCACCCCCGACGCCTTCAACGACGGCGCCCGGCGAGAGCTCGAGGTCACCGCCGGCCCCTTCACCGTCAAGAAGGTCGACACCAAGGCGGACGAGGTGGTCCTGACCGGCAACCCCCGCTGGTGGGGAGAGCCGGCCAAGCTGGACAAGATCGTCCTGCGTGCCGTGCCGCGCGAGGACCGGGTCTCCGAGCTGGTCGCCGGCGAGCTCGACCTGGCCGAGGTCGACCCGGACACCGCCGAACAGGTCGCCGTGGCCGCGGGCCCCCGGGACGCCGGCACCGGCACCCCGCTCATGGGCCCGGACGGCACCCCGGCCCCGGGCTCGGGCAGCTCCGCGCTCCCCGGCCCGCAGGGCAGGTCCGCCGCCGAGGCGCTGCGCTCCTGGGCGATCGCCAACGGCTCCGACGAGGAGGCGGCCGAGGAGGAGGTCCTCGCCAGGGAGAAGCGGCGCGAGGCCGAGGCCAAGGCGGAACGGCGGCGCAAGGCCCTGAGCGGCTTCGAGGTCCGCAAGTCACTGGAGCCCGCCTACACCCAGCTCGCCCTCAACGGCGCCGACGGCCCGCTCGCCGACGAACGCGTCCGCCGCGCCGTGGCCCGGGCCCTGGACCGGGAGAAGCTGGCGGAGGCGGTGCTGAAGCCGCTGGGCCTGCCCGCCGAGCCGGTGGGCAGTCACCTCGCGCTGTCCGGCCAGCCGGTCTACGCCGACGGCAGCGGCGCCCTCGGGGACGTGGACGCCAAGGAGGCGCGGGCGCTCCTGGCGGACGCGGGATGGGTCCCCGGCGGGCCGGTGAAGAAGACCGAGGACGGCGAGAAGGCGGCCGGCGCGGAGAAGTCCGCGGACGGGAAGGACGAGGAGAAGTCCGCGGACGGGAAGGACGAGGAGAAGTCCGACGGCGGCGACGACGGCACGTACATCGTCGGCGAGGACGACAAGGCCGCGGACGGCAAGAACCCGGACGGCGAGAACACGGACGGCAAGAACACGGACGAGAAGGACGCCGACGCCGACGCCGCCGACGGCAAGGACGGCGACGAGAGCGGCGACAGCGACCAGGAGACAGGCGAGAGGCACAGCAGCGGCAAGAACACCGCGCAGGGCGGTGCCCCCGGCGCCTACGCCCCCAAGGGCACCGCCGCCCCGGCCGGCGCCGCGGGGGCCCCCGTCGCCAAGGACGGCAAGGCGCTCACCCTCAGCTTCGTGGTCCCCTCCGGCCCCGGCTCCCAGGCCCTGCGCACCGTGGCCGACCGCATCTCGGACATGCTGGAGAAGATCGGCATCGGCACCGAGATCACCAAGGTCCCGGACGAGAGCTACTTCCAGGACCACGTCGCCTCCGGCGAGTACGACCTGGCGCTCTACTCCTGGCCCGCCTCCGCCTTCCCCGCCACCGACGCCCGCCCCATCTACGCCAAGCCCGTCCCGGCCGCCGACGGTTCCCTGAACGTGGCGCAGAACTACACCCGGGTCGGCACCGACCAGGTCGACCAGCTCTTCGACCAGGCCCTGGGCACCCTGGACCAGGACAAGGCACGGGACCTGCTGCGCAAGGCCGACTCGCGGATCTGGGCGGCGGCCGGCTCGATCCCCCTCTACCAGCGTCCCCAGCTCGTGGCGGCCCGCGAGAACCTCGCCAACGCCGGCGCCTTCGGCTTCGAGACCCCGGTCTACGAGGACATGGGCTACCTGGAGAAGGGCACCCGGGGCGCCGAGGCCCAGCCGAGTCCGTCGAGGTGAGCGGGCGTCCCCGGCCCGTGCGCCCCCGCCCCGGCAAGCCGCAGCCCCCGGGGCCCCGTACGATGGGGTGAGGCCGTGGCATGTACCGCCCGGCAGGCCCGCGTGACACGGACGTACGCGAGGGCCCATCTCACACCCTCCGGGAGTAAGCCTCATATGGCCGCGTCTACAACGCGTCACGACATCCGCAACGTCGCCATCGTCGCCCACGTCGACCACGGCAAGACCACCATCGTCGACGGAATGCTCAAGCAGGCCGGTGCCTTCGCCGCGCACCAGCTCGACTCCGTCGACGACCGCATGATGGACTCGAACGACCTGGAGCGTGAGAAGGGCATCACGATCCTCGCCAAGAACACCGCGGTGAAGTACCACCCGAAGGACGGCGGGGACCCGATCACGATCAACATCATCGACACCCCCGGCCACGCCGACTTCGGCGGCGAGGTCGAGCGCGGGCTGTCGATGGTCGACGGGGTCGTGCTGCTCGTGGACGCCTCCGAGGGTCCGCTGCCGCAGACCCGCTTCGTGCTGCGC carries:
- a CDS encoding succinate dehydrogenase/fumarate reductase iron-sulfur subunit gives rise to the protein MSGYEARFRVWRGDVEGGGLEDFRVEVNDGEVVLDIIHRLQATQAPDLAVRWNCKAGKCGSCSAEINGRPRLLCMTRMSVFTREETITVTPLRAFPVIRDLVTDVGFNYTKAREVPSFVPPADLGPGEYRMMQEDVDRSQEFRKCIECFLCQDTCHVVRDHEENKPAFAGPRFLMRVAELDMHPLDAAGETGLDRGRTAQDEHGLGYCNITKCCTEVCPEGIKITDNALIPLKERAVDRKYDPLVWLGSKIRRRSS
- a CDS encoding fumarate reductase/succinate dehydrogenase flavoprotein subunit: MSVVDRQEWDVVVVGAGGAGLRAAIEARERGARTAVICKSLFGKAHTVMAEGGIAAAMGNANSGDDWQVHFRDTMRGGKFLNQWRMAELHAQEAPQRVWELETWGALFDRTDDGRISQRNFGGHEYPRLAHVGDRTGLELIRTLQQKIVSLQQEDFRETGDYESRLKVYQECTVTRVLQEGRQVCGVFGYERESGRFFVLQAPSVVIATGGIGKSFKVTSNSWEYTGDGHALALLAGAPLLNMEFVQFHPTGMVWPPSVKGILVTESVRGDGGVLRNADGKRFMFDYVPDVFKDKYAVTEDEADRWYDDPDHNRRPPELLPRDEVARAINAEVKEGRGSPHGGVFLDVSTRMPAEVIRRRLPSMYHQFKELADVDITAEPMEVGPTCHYVMGGIAVDSDTAAARGVPGLYAAGEVAGGMHGSNRLGGNSLSDLLVFGRRAGRHAAEYAAGRDDGARPRVADAQVDAAAAEALRPFSAEVSTEAEAGAAEPDDGPPENPYTLHQELQQTMNDLVGIIRREPEMKQALEKLAELRLRARRAGVEGHRQFNPGWHLALDLRNMLLVSECVARAALERTESRGGHTREDHAAMDRAWRGVNLLCALTDPTGGLAATDPVRGQITLTREATEPIRPDLLALFEKEELVKYLAEEELSE
- a CDS encoding ABC transporter family substrate-binding protein, with the protein product MSHVRVGPRAVMRSVAFLTAGALALPALAGCTSEDPAGKPLAEQDVAAAARARIADGGTLRWAVDSVPETLNTFQSDADATTTRVAQAVLPSMYRTDERGRPVRNPDYLESAEVVETEPKQVVVYKLNQQAVWSDGREIGAADFAAQWRALSGKDTAYWTARNAGYDRIEKIERGANDLEVRVTFDRPYADWKSLFTPLYPKDVTGTPDAFNDGARRELEVTAGPFTVKKVDTKADEVVLTGNPRWWGEPAKLDKIVLRAVPREDRVSELVAGELDLAEVDPDTAEQVAVAAGPRDAGTGTPLMGPDGTPAPGSGSSALPGPQGRSAAEALRSWAIANGSDEEAAEEEVLAREKRREAEAKAERRRKALSGFEVRKSLEPAYTQLALNGADGPLADERVRRAVARALDREKLAEAVLKPLGLPAEPVGSHLALSGQPVYADGSGALGDVDAKEARALLADAGWVPGGPVKKTEDGEKAAGAEKSADGKDEEKSADGKDEEKSDGGDDGTYIVGEDDKAADGKNPDGENTDGKNTDEKDADADAADGKDGDESGDSDQETGERHSSGKNTAQGGAPGAYAPKGTAAPAGAAGAPVAKDGKALTLSFVVPSGPGSQALRTVADRISDMLEKIGIGTEITKVPDESYFQDHVASGEYDLALYSWPASAFPATDARPIYAKPVPAADGSLNVAQNYTRVGTDQVDQLFDQALGTLDQDKARDLLRKADSRIWAAAGSIPLYQRPQLVAARENLANAGAFGFETPVYEDMGYLEKGTRGAEAQPSPSR